In Hyphomicrobiales bacterium, the sequence ACTATGTGCGGACCTATTTTGGAACCTGGGGGGCGATGCCCGGCACGGGCGGGCTGCTGCAGCGCTTCAACACCGGCGTCCATACGGTCGGCGCACTGGCGCAACTAACCTATCACTGGTCCGATCATCTCCAGACCACGGCCTACGTCGAATACAAGCGCCTCGTCGGCGACGCCACGCGCTCGCCGATCGTCCGGCCGTTCGGATCACGCGATTCGCTCACGATCGGCCTCTCCGCGAGCTACTCCTTCGATACCGGAACGAACTATTCCTTCGGTCTCTGAGGAACGACGGCACCAGACCGGGCTCGCCTCGGCCGCGACTGCCAACCCGAACGAAAAAGGCGGACCGGATACCGGCCCGCCTTTTCGCTTTTTTCAGCCCGAGATTCGGCTGGGATCAGCCGACGATCTCGTTGCCCGAGAAGAACTGGGCGATCTCGATCGCCGCGGTCTCCGGAGCGTCCGAACCATGGACGGTGTTCTCGCCGACCGACAGGGCGAAGAGCTTGCGGACAGTGCCCTCGGCGGCGTTCGCCGGGTTGGTGGCGCCCATCACTTCGCGATACTTCGCGATGGCATCCTCGCCTTCGAGCACCTGCACGACGACGGGGCCGGAGGTCATGAACTCGACGAGCTCGCCGAAGAAGGGACGCGCCGAGTGGACCGCATAGAAGGTCTCGGCCTGGGCCTTCGTCATCTGGATGCGCTTCTGCGCGACGATACGCAGGCCGGCCTTCTCGATGACCGCGTTGACCGCGCCGGTGAGGTTGCGCTTGGTCGCGTCGGGCTTGAGAATGGAGAAGGTACGCTGGACAGCCATCGAAAGATCCTTGGAAGGGTACGGGATAAGGGAAATGCGGCGCGCTTATAGCTGCCGCCTCCCCGCCCCACAAGGCTCGTGGCAATGGCGACGCCCGCCGTCCTTCGCGTGACCGGCGTTGCGGCGCCCTGTCGCGTGTCGGGAGCCGCGCGCCGCACCAATGCGCAGCAACCCTTCTTCCGGCTTGAGCCCGGCCGAAACCCTGTTATAGTTCATATATGAACCATGCAGACATAGCTGGTCGCACAAGGGAGGATCGGATGAATTCCGGAATCGGATCGAAGGTCGCGGCTCTGGCCGCTCTCGCCATGCTGGCAAGCGTTGCCGGCGCGGGAGCCCAGGAAGTCGTCGGCACCTGGGAGCGTGACACCGGCGCATCGCGAGTGCGCTTCACCAAATGCGGCGACGCGCTCTGCGGCTCGCTCTCCTGGCTCAAGGACACGAGCGGGCCGGCCAAGGTCGGCCAGCGCATCTTCTACGACATGAAGCCGAACGGCGCGAACAAGTGGAGCGGCAGCGCCTTCAATCCGGAGGACGGCAAGACCTATTCCGGCACGATGACGCTGTCGGGCGACACCTTGACCACCGCCGGCTGCGTCATGGGCGGACTGATCTGCCGTTCGGTGAAGTGGAACCGATCGAACTGAGATTTGCTTGCCCTTCTCTCACCCATCTCGGATTTGCCGGAGATGGGCAGCTCAAAATGCTGAAGTCGGCAACAGCCGACTTCAGTCGGGAGAAGGTGGCAGCGCGAGGCGCTGACGGATGAGGGCCGTCAGCGCCATCCTTCCCTCATCCGTCTGCTTCGCAGACACCTTCTCCCCAAGGGGAGAAGGAAAAAGCTCAGCGCGCCTTCTGGCCGAAGAGGACCCCCTTTTCCTCCGGCGTGCTGATGCCGGCGGGGTTGCGCAGCTCTTCGCCGACCTTCAGCCCACGTTGCACCGCCGGCCGCGCCTGCATGGTCGCCAGCCAGCGCGCCACGTTCGGGAACTGCTTGAGATCCTGGCCCTGCCTTTCCCAGCCACGGGCCCAGCCGATGCAGGCCATGTCGGCTATGGAATATTCGCCGCAGATGAAGTCCCGGCCTTCGAGGCGCTTGTTAAGCACGCCGTACAAGCGGTTGGCCTCGTTGGTATAGCGTTCGATGGCGTAGGGCACGGGCTCGGGCGCGTAGAGGCGGAAGTGATGGGTCTGGCCGAGCATCGGCCCGAAACCGCCCATCTGCCAGAACAGCCATTCGTCGACTTCGACGCGGGCCCGCTCGTCCTTCGGATAGAATTTCCCGGTCTTGCGGCCGAGATATTGCAGGATCGCGCCGGATTCGAAGACCGAGATCGGTTTGCCGTCCGGCCCGTCGGGGTCGACGATCGCCGGCATGCGGTTGTTCGGCGAGATCGCGAGGAAGTCCGGCTTGAACTGGTCGCCCTTGCCGATATTCACCGGAACGACGGTGTAGAGCAGCCCGCATTCCTCGAGCATGATGGTGATCTTGGTGCCGTTCGGCGTCGGCCAATAATAAAGGTCGATCGGCTTGGCGGGGGCTTCGGAGATCAGTCGCTTCCTTTCAGGCGGGAGGCCTCGCCTCGAAACCTAGGAAGCCTCCGAAAGACCCGGAAGGGGCTGCGGCCCGCTCCCGACGCGGCCGCGCCATGCCGTGACAGCGTGGTCGCTCAGAGCGGAAGCGCCTTCTTGAAGCCCTCGTGGCTCTGCTCGAAACCCAGGCTCCGGTAGAAGCGGTGAGCCTCGGGACGGGCCTTGTTCGAGGTCAGCTCGACGAGCCCGACGCCCTTCTCCGCAGCGAAAGCCAGCGCGTGGCGCATCATCACTGCGCCGATGCCGCGACCACGGTATTCCGGCGCGACGTGGACGCTCTCGATCTTGGCGCGAACACGGCCGCGCTCGGCCATGCCCGGCAGCAAGGTGATCTGATAGGTGCCGACCACCAGCCCTTCCCGCTCCGCCACGAAAAGCGTGTTGTAGGGATTGGCGGACACCGCCTCGAAGGCCTTCAGATAGACCGGGTCCCGCGCCTCGGCGAGGATCTGTTCCGCCGTCCGCTTCTGCACCGGCGCGCCATGCATGATCAGGGTGGCGATACGCGGCACGTCCGCCGCGACCGCCTCGCGCATGCGGATCCCGGAAGCCTCGCTGGTCGCCATCGTCATCTCTCGCCGGTTGCCGCCGCGCTCAGCTCGCGAAAAGCCGCTTGGCCATCAGCAGCGTGTTGGGCGTGTCTTCCCGGCCATCGAAGCGCGCCTGCCGCTGCAGGAAGAAACCCATGCGCTCGTAGAAGGCGATGGCGAGTTCGTTCTGGCTCTCGACTTCCAGACGCGCGACCGGCGCCTCCGGGAAGCAGGCCAGCGCCACCTGCAAAAGCGTGCGCCCGATGCCGACGCCCTGCCAGGCCGGCAGGACATAGAGCCGCGTCAGCAGGGCCGCGCCGTCCCGTTCCGGTCGGGCGGAAGCGGTGGCGACGACTTCGTCGCCGATCAGCGCGACGAGAAAGACGCCCTCGTCGCGGCCGAGCTGAGCCCGCAGGTTTTCGAGCGAGTGCCAGGCATTGGTGATCTCGGCGACGCGCTGCCAGCCATAGATGCCGTCATAGGTGTCATGCCAGGTCTCGACCAACAGCGCCCTCACCGCCGGAACATCGGCGGCTTCGGCGTCGCGGATGACGAGACCTGCGGGCGTCACATGCTCACTCGATGCCGAGCTTCTTCTTCAGAATCTCATTCAGCGCCTGCGGGTTGGCCTTGCCGCCCGAGGCCTTCATCGCCTGGCCGACGAACCAGCCCAGCATGGTCGGCTTCGCCTTGACCTGCTCGACCTTGTCGGGATTGGCCGCGATGATCTCGTCGACCGCCTTCTCGATGGCGCCGGTGTCGGTGACCTGCTTCATGCCGCGGGCCTCGACGATCTCGCGCGGGTCGCCGCCTTCTGTCCAGACGATCTCGAACAGGTCCTTGGCGATCTTGCCGGAGATCACGCCCTCGCCGATCAGGTCGACGAGCCCGCCGAGCTGCGCAGCGGAGACCGGCGATGTCGTGATGTCCTTGCCTTCCTTGTTGAGGCGGCCGAACAGCTCGTTGATCACCCAGTTTGCGGCGGCCTTGCCGTCGCGGCCCTTGGCGACTTCCTCGAAATAGTCGGCCTGCTCGCGCTCGGCGACCAGCACCGAGGCGTCATAGGGCGAGAGCGCGTAGGTCGCGATGAAGCGGGCCTTCTTGGCGTCCGGCAGCTCCGGCAGTGCGCCCTTCAGGCTCTCGACGAAGGCGTCGTCGAATTCGAGCGGCAGCAGGTCCGGGTCCGGGAAATAGCGATAGTCATGCGCTTCTTCCTTGGAGCGCATCGAGCGCGTCTCGCCCTTGCCGGGATCGTAGAGGCGGGTTTCCTGGTCGATGGTGCCGCCATCCTCGATGATGCCGATCTGGCGGCGCGCCTCGGTCTCGACTGCCTGGCCGATGAAGCGGATCGAGTTGACGTTCTTGATCTCGCAGCGCGTGCCGAGAGCGTCGCCCGGCTTGCGCACGGAGACATTCACGTCGGCGCGGAGATTGCCCTTCTCCATGTCGCCGTCGCAGGTGCCGAGATAGCGCAGGATGGTGCGCAGCTTCGAGACATAGGCCTTGGCCTCGTCCGCCGAGCGCAGGTCCGGCTTGGAGACGATCTCCATCAGCGCCACGCCCGAGCGGTTGAGGTCGACGAAGCTCATCGTCGGGTGCTGGTCGTGGATCGACTTGCCGGCGTCCTGCTCGAGATGCAGGCGCTCGATGCCGACGGTGATCTGCTCGGTCGGCGAGAGATCGACGGTGATCTCGCCCTCGCCCACGATCGGGCTCTTGTACTGGCTGATCTGGTAGCCCTGCGGCAGATCGGGATAGAAATAGTTCTTCCGGTCGAAGACCGAGCGGTTGTTGATCTGCGCGTTGAGGCCCAGGCCCGTGCGGACCGCCTGACGGACGCATTCGGCATTGATGACCGGCAGCATGCCGGGCATGGCGGCGTCGACGAGGCTGACATGCTCGTTCGGCTCGGCGCCGAAACCGGTCGAGGCACCGGAGAACAGCTTGGCATTGGAGGTGACCTGGGCATGGATCTCCATGCCGATCACGATCTCCCAATCACCGGTCGCGCCCTTGATCAGCTTCTTCGGGTCGGCGGGGCGGGCATGCGCATTCATCTGTGGTCTTCCGGCTGAATGAATTGCCTACGCGTTACGATGTCGGCGGGCCTGCGGCAAGCATCCGTTGCTTCGCATGGCCGCATTGAATCCCGCTTCATTGCGCCGCGCCGTTGCGCTCCTGCAACCGGATGGCGGGAATATGGCTTATTTGGCGCAAGATCGCGCAACATGATGGGTGATGGATCTTGACATTCGTCACTCGTCATCCCTTTTAGCGCCAAAGGCCGCGAAACCGGCTATGGTTGGCCGGCCCGTCATTCGGAGTTCCCTCATGTCACGCAGCCGTTTCATCGGTCTGGTGCTCACCGCCATTGCCGTGTCGAGCGGCCCCGCTTCGTTCGACGCCGCCGCCCAGGGGGCTCCGCCGGCCCCTCCGGTTCAGGTCGCGCCCCCGCTCGCCAAGCGCATCACCAACTGGGACGAATTCACCGGGCGCTTCGAAGCCAGCGAACAGGTCGAGGTCCGCGCCCGCGTCTCCGGCTTCATCGACCGCGTGCACTTCCAGGACGGCTCGCTCATCCAGAAAGGCGACCTGCTCTTTACCATCGATCAGCGGCCTTACAAACTCGCCGTCGACGTCGCCCGCGCCGAGGTCGCGCGCGCCAAGGCCCAGGTCGAGCTCGCCCAGAACGAGGTCGAGCGCGCCGAGGGCCTGACCCAGAATCGCACGATCACGGCCCGCGACGTCGATCAGCGCCGCGCCAACCTGAACAGCGCGGTCGGAACGCTGCAGGGCGGCGAGGCCAATCTCAAGAATGCCGAGCTCAATCTCGAATGGACCGAGGTGCGCGCACCGCTTTCCGGCCGCATCTCCAACCGCCGCGTCGATCCGGGCAACCTGATCGCCGGCGGCCAGTCGGGCGCGACGCTGCTGACCACCATCGTGGCGGTCTCGCCGATCTACTTCACCTTCGACGTCTCCGAGGCCGACTTCCTGCGCTACTCGCGCATGGCCAGCCTGCGCGACGGCTCCGGCAACGACGCCGGCGTCCCCGTCGAGGTGCGGCTCTCCGACGAGACCCAATGGGGCCGGCGCGGCAAGGTCAACTTCGTCGACAACGCCCTGAATGCGCGCTCGGCCACCATCCGAGGCCGCGCCGTGTTCGACAACAAGGACCAGTTCCTCACGCCTGGCGTCTTCGGCCGGCTGCGCTTCTTCGCCGGCGAGGCCGATGCGCTGCTCGTGCCCGATACGGTGATCGCCTCCGACCAGGCCAACAAGGTCGTGCTGACGGTCGGCCCCGAGAACAAGGTCGTGCCGAAGCGGGTCGTGCTCGGGCCGATCAGCGAGGGCCTCCGGGTGATCCGTTCCGGCCTGTCGCCCGAGGACAAGGTGATCATCGGCGGCAACGCCAACCCGATGGTTCGCCCGGGCGTCGCGGTCACGCCGCAACCCGGCGAGATCAAGATCGCCACGACGAACTGAGCGCTTCCGCACCGGCTTGATCCAAAAGCCTGTGCCCGCTTCTCGGGCCATGCCGGCCCGCCTTTGAAACACGGGCGCCACCGGGCGTCCGCCCGCCTTTATCCGGACAGGACATTTCCATGTTCCGCTTCGCCCATTTCTTCATCGACCGGCCAATCTTCGCCACCGTTCTCTCGGTGCTGCTGACGATCGCCGGCGCCATCGCCCAGCGCGGCCTGCCGATCTCCGAGTACCCCGAGATCGCGCCGCCTACCGTCTCGATCACCGCGACCTATCCCGGCGCTTCGGCCGAGGTCGTCGCCGCCACGGTGGCGACGCCGATCGAGCAGGAGGTGAACGGCGTCGACGACATGCTCTACATCTCCTCGCAGTCGACCGGCGACGGGCGGGTGACGATCAACGTCGTGTTCAAGGCCGGCGTCGACATCGACCAGGCGCAGGTGCTGGTGCAGAACCGCGTCTCGCAGGCCGAGGCACGCCTGCCGCAGGATGTGCGCGCGCTCGGCATCCAGGTCCGCAAGGCCTCGCCCGACTTCCTGATGGTCATCAACATGATCTCGCCGGACGGGTCGCGCGACGCGCAATACATCTCCAACTACGCCTCGCTCTATGTGAAGGACGTGCTGACCCGCGTCGATGGCGTCGGCGACGTGCAGGTCTTCGGCGCGCGCGACTTCTCGATGCGCATCTGGCTCGACCCGGCCAAGGTTGCGGCCCGCAACCTGACGGCCGGCGACGTCGTCGCCGCGCTCAGGGCCGCGAACGTGCAGGTCGCGGCCGGCGCGCTGAACCAGCCCCCGGCAAAGTCGGACGAGGCCTTCCAGTTCTCGGTCAACACGCTCGGCCGCCTGACCGACGTTTCCGAGTTCGAGAACATCGTCGTGCGCTCCGATGCGGATGGCGGCACGATCCGCATTCGGGATATCGCCCGCGTCGAACTCGGCTCGCAGGACTACACCACCAACGCCTATCTCGATAACAGGAACACCGTCGCCATCGGCGTCTTCCAGCGCCCGGGCTCCAACGCGCTCGCGACCTCGGACAAGCTGATCTCGACGATGACCGAGATGGCCAAGCAGTTCCCGGTCGGCCTCGAGCACCGCATCATCTACAACCCGACCGAATTCATCGGCGAATCCGTCGACGCCGTGGTGCACACGCTGCTCGAAGCGATCGTGCTCGTCGTGGTCGTGGTGATCCTGTTCCTGCAGACCTGGCGCGCCGCGATCATCCCGATCGTCGCGATCCCGGTCTCGCTGGTCGGCACCTTCCTGGTGATGAGCGCAGTCGGCATCTCCTTCAACACGATCTCGCTGCTGGCGCTGGTTCTCGCCATCGGCATCGTCGTCGACGACGCGATCGTGGTGGTAGAGAACGTCGAGCGCTATCTCGCCGAGGGCCTCACGCCCAAGGAAGCCGCGCATAAGACCATGGACGAGGTCGGCGGCGCGCTGCTCGCGATCGCGCTGGTGCTCTGCGCCGTGTTCATCCCGACCGCCTTCATCAGCGGCCTGCAGGGCACGTTCTACCAGCAATTCGCGGTCACGATCGCAGCCTCGACGGCGATCTCCTGCTTCGTATCGCTGACGCTCTCGCCGGCGATGTCGGCGGTGCTGCTCAAGCCGCACAAGAAGCATGACGAGCACGAGCAGCACGGCTTCTTCTACAAGCTGGGCGCGCCGGTCCGCTGGTTCTTCCATTACTTCAACGCCGGCTTCGACTGGCTGTCGCGCAGCTATGGGCGCGTCACCTCGCGGCTGATCCGCATCGCGGTGATCCTGCTGATCGTCTATTCCGGCCTGATCGCTGCCACCGTCTGGGACATCCGCCGGACGCCGACCGGCCTCGTGCCGCAGCTCGACCGCGGCTACTTCATCGCCGTTCTCCAGCTGCCGCCCGGCTCCTCGCTGCAGCGGACGGACGCCGTGCTGCGCAAGGCCAACGAGATCCTGCTGTCCCGCCCCGGCGTGGCGCATACCGTCGCCTTCGCCGGTCTCGACGGCGCGACCTTCACCATCGCGCCGAATACCGGCGTCGCCTTCGTCACGCTCGCGCCGTTCAAGGATCGCGAGAAGCAGGGGCTGACGACGCAGGGCATCTTCGCCGACCTCCGGCAGCAGATGTTCGGCATCTCGGAAGCCTTCACCCTGCTGATCGAGCCGCCGGCCATCCCGGGCATCGGCACCGGCGGCGGCCTGAAGGGCTATGTGCAGGATCGTTCCGGGCGCGGGCTCGCGGCGCTCGAAGGCGCAGCCTGGATCGTCGCCGGCTCGGCCGGGCAGGTCCCGGGCATCCAGCAGCCCTTCACGCTGTTCTCGACCAAGACGCCGCAGATCTATGCCGATATCGACCGCACCAAGGCGGAGATGCTCGGCGTGCCGATCACGCGCATCTTCGAGACGCTGTCGGTCTATATGGGCTCGGCCTATATCAACGACTTCAACCTGTTGGGCCGGACCTATCGCGTGACGGCGCAGGCCGACAACCCGTTCCGCCTGACCACGCGCGACGTCGCCAATCTCAAGACCCGCAACGCGGATGGAGAGATGGTGCCGATCGGCTCGATCGCGTCCTTCCACGACACGACCGGTGCCTATCGCGTGCCGCGCTACAACCTCTATCCGGCGGCGGAAGTGCAGCTCTCGATGGCGCACGGCTTCTCGACCGGCCAGGGCATCGCGGCCGTGGAGAAGATCGCTGCCGAGCGCCTGCCCGCAGGCTTCGGCTTCGAATGGACCGAGATCGCGCTGCAGGAGAAGCTCGCGGGCAATACGGCGATCATCGCCTTCGGGCTTGCCGTGGTCTTCGTCTTCCTGCTGCTGGCGGCGCTCTATGAGAGCTGGCTCCTGCCGCTCTCGGTCATCCTGATCGTGCCGATGTGTATCCTGGCCGCGATGTTCGGCGTGAACTACGCCAATCTCGACCGGAACATCCTCGTCGATATCGGCCTCGTCGTGCTCGTCGGTCTCGCCGCCAAGAACGCGATCCTGATCGTCGAGTTCGCCAAGCAGGCCGAGGACGAGGGCATGCATCGCCGCGACGCGGCGATCGCCGCCGCCCGCACCCGCCTGCGGCCGATCCTGATGACCTCGATGGCGTTCATCCTCGGCGTGCTGCCGCTGACCATCTCGGTCGGTGCCGGCGCGGAGATGCGCCAGGCGATGGGCATCGCGGTGTTCTCCGGCATGCTCGGCGTCACCTTCTTCGGCCTGATCTTCACGCCGGTGTTCTATGTGATGGTGCGCTGGCTGGCGGATCTTGGCGGGAAGCGGCGCAAGGCCAAGGCAGCGCAGCAGCAGCCGGGCGAAGCGCATTGACCCTTCGCCCGGTTCCTCGCCCAGCGAAGGAACCGGGCATTCGGCGACAGGAACGAGAAAGGGGCCGCGATCCGCGGCCCCTTTTTCATATTTGCGGTTGCGTGAAGGCGCGGGATCAGATCAGCCGGCGCGCGACCGCCCGACAGCCGAAGGCGAAACCGATGGCCAGAATCGTGGCGACGGCTCGCGGCACCGGATCTGGCACGGGCTCTCCGCGCGCGATCTGGACGAGCGTCAGCAGGATCATCAGAGCGGCGACGACAGCGAGGATGCCGGCCAGCACGGTCAGGCAGGCATAGACCATGGCGCGGCTGATGATCATCGCCGTCTCCCTGGAAGGCCGCCCAGCCTGACGACCGAGCGCAGCAGATGTCACCCCCGGGCGGAGCGAAGCGCCGATCCGGGATGACCAGCGCTTTTCAAGGCAGCCTCAGCAGGGCCGATCCTTTCAGCCCCACCACTTCTCCGTCACCGGAAAGCGGCCAGCGGCCAGCTCGATCACCTCGCCGAGCGAGAACAGCGTCTCCTCGTCGAAGGGGCGACCGATGAGCTGCAAGCCCAGCGGCAGACCCTGCGCATCGAGGCCGGCGGGCACGGCGATGCCGGGCAGGCCCGCCATGTTCACCGTCACCGTGAAGACGTCGTTGAGATACATCTCGACCGGATCGGCCGAACCCTTCTCGCCGATGCCGAAGGCGGCCGACGGCGTGGCAGGCGTCAGCACCGCGTCGATGCCCTGACCATAAGCGGTCTCGAAATCGCGCTTGATCAGGGTGCGGACTTTCTGGGCGCGCAGGTAGTAGGCGTCGTAATAGCCCGCCGAGAGAACGTAGGTGCCGATCATGATGCGGCGCTTGACCTCGGCGCCGAAGCCCGCGGCGCGGGTCTTCTCGTACATCTCGACGATGTCCTTGCCCTGCTCGCGCAGGCCATAGCGGACGCCGTCATAGCGGGCGAGGTTCGAGGAGGCCTCGGCCGGCGCGACGATGTAATAGGCCGGCAGGGCGTATTTCGTATGCGGCAGCGAAATCTCGACGATCTCGGCGCCGGCGGCCCTGAGCCATTCGATACCCTTCTGCCAGAGCGCATCGATCTCAGGGTTCAGGCCCTCGAGCCGGTATTCCCGGGGAATGCCGATCTTCATGCCCTTCACCGACCGACCGACGGAAGCCTCATAGTCGGGTACGGCCATATCGACCGAGGTGGTGTCCTTAGGGTCATGGCCGGACATCGAGCGTAACATCACGGCCGCGTCGCGCACGGTCTTGGCGATCGGCCCGGCCTGATCGAGCGAGGAGGCGAAGGCCACCGTGCCCCAGCGCGAGCAGCGGCCATAGGTCGGCTTGATGCCGACCGTGCCGGTGAAGGCTGCGGGCTGGCGGATCGAGCCGCCGGTATCGGTCGCGGTCGCGGCAAGGCAGAGATCGGCGGCGACGGCCGCGGCGGAACCGCCCGACGAGCCGCCCGGCACGAGATGGTTGCCCTCGACGGCACCGCCCTGCCCGGCCCCGACATTGGAGCCCTTGCGGCGCCAGGGGTTCACGACATTGCCGAAGGCCGAGGTCTCGTTCGACGAGCCCATGGCGAACTCGTCGTTGTTGAGCTTGCCGAGCATCACCGCGCCATCGCGCCAGAGCTGGCTCGTCACGGTCGACTCATAGGCCGGCACGAAATTGCCGAGGATCTTCGAGCAGGCGGTGGTGCGCACGCCGTTGGTGGCGAACAGGTCCTTGATGCCGAGCGGCAGGCCTTCGAGCGGGCGGGCCTCGCCCTTGGCGAGCTTCTCGTCGGAGGCAGCGGCCTGCTTCAGAGCATGCTCGGGCGTTTCCAGCACATAGGCGTTGAGGGCGCGCGCCTTCTCGACGGCGGCGATATGCGCCTTCGTCAGCTCGGTCGCGGAGAAGGTCTTGGCTTTCAGGCCGTCGCGGGCCTCGGTCAGCGTCAGGCGGGTGAGATCGGTCACGGTTTCAATTCCGTTCTGTAGGCAGATGGCGGCCCCGGACGGCGCGCGGCCTCTCCGGAACGATCGAAGAAGCGGCTAGCCGCCGCTTACTCGATCACCTTCGGCACCATGAAATAATCGTCCTCGGAGGCGGGAGCGTTGGCGACGATGGTGTCGGCGATCTCGCCATCGGTGACCACGTCCTCGCGCTGCTTCATCGCCATCGGCGTCACCGAGGTCATCGGCTCGACGCCATCGACATCGACCTCGTCGAGTTGCTCGACGAAGCCGAGGATGGCGTTGAGCTCGCCTTGCAGCTTGGGCAGATCGGCCTCCGGCACGGCGATGCGCGCGAGATGCGCGACGCGTTTGACGGTGGCGAGATCGACCGACATGGCGGACTCCTGAGAAAGTGGCGGCGCAGCAGCGCCAATCGTTGTCAGGGCTATAAGCGGAGGAGCAAGCGCCCGCAACAGAAGCCCATCATTTACCAGACAAGGCGCGGGGAACCCCTCTCCTGCATCGAAGTCGGCTGTTGCCGACTTCGACACTTTAATGTGCTGATCTCGGCAACAGCCGAGATCAGTGAGAGGGGCAGGGGTGAGGTGTAGGTCCCTGGACCAGTTCGCATCACCTCA encodes:
- the ndk gene encoding nucleoside diphosphate kinase, which gives rise to MAVQRTFSILKPDATKRNLTGAVNAVIEKAGLRIVAQKRIQMTKAQAETFYAVHSARPFFGELVEFMTSGPVVVQVLEGEDAIAKYREVMGATNPANAAEGTVRKLFALSVGENTVHGSDAPETAAIEIAQFFSGNEIVG
- a CDS encoding hypothetical protein (Evidence 5 : Unknown function) produces the protein MRRCHAPRCRRLPGLPRRQRLPAWRERPEPRPSIRFRNSSDPPLCDQLCLHGSYMNYNRVSAGLKPEEGLLRIGAARGSRHATGRRNAGHAKDGGRRHCHEPCGAGRRQL
- the bepG gene encoding Efflux pump membrane transporter BepG, which produces MFRFAHFFIDRPIFATVLSVLLTIAGAIAQRGLPISEYPEIAPPTVSITATYPGASAEVVAATVATPIEQEVNGVDDMLYISSQSTGDGRVTINVVFKAGVDIDQAQVLVQNRVSQAEARLPQDVRALGIQVRKASPDFLMVINMISPDGSRDAQYISNYASLYVKDVLTRVDGVGDVQVFGARDFSMRIWLDPAKVAARNLTAGDVVAALRAANVQVAAGALNQPPAKSDEAFQFSVNTLGRLTDVSEFENIVVRSDADGGTIRIRDIARVELGSQDYTTNAYLDNRNTVAIGVFQRPGSNALATSDKLISTMTEMAKQFPVGLEHRIIYNPTEFIGESVDAVVHTLLEAIVLVVVVVILFLQTWRAAIIPIVAIPVSLVGTFLVMSAVGISFNTISLLALVLAIGIVVDDAIVVVENVERYLAEGLTPKEAAHKTMDEVGGALLAIALVLCAVFIPTAFISGLQGTFYQQFAVTIAASTAISCFVSLTLSPAMSAVLLKPHKKHDEHEQHGFFYKLGAPVRWFFHYFNAGFDWLSRSYGRVTSRLIRIAVILLIVYSGLIAATVWDIRRTPTGLVPQLDRGYFIAVLQLPPGSSLQRTDAVLRKANEILLSRPGVAHTVAFAGLDGATFTIAPNTGVAFVTLAPFKDREKQGLTTQGIFADLRQQMFGISEAFTLLIEPPAIPGIGTGGGLKGYVQDRSGRGLAALEGAAWIVAGSAGQVPGIQQPFTLFSTKTPQIYADIDRTKAEMLGVPITRIFETLSVYMGSAYINDFNLLGRTYRVTAQADNPFRLTTRDVANLKTRNADGEMVPIGSIASFHDTTGAYRVPRYNLYPAAEVQLSMAHGFSTGQGIAAVEKIAAERLPAGFGFEWTEIALQEKLAGNTAIIAFGLAVVFVFLLLAALYESWLLPLSVILIVPMCILAAMFGVNYANLDRNILVDIGLVVLVGLAAKNAILIVEFAKQAEDEGMHRRDAAIAAARTRLRPILMTSMAFILGVLPLTISVGAGAEMRQAMGIAVFSGMLGVTFFGLIFTPVFYVMVRWLADLGGKRRKAKAAQQQPGEAH
- a CDS encoding conserved hypothetical protein (Evidence 4 : Unknown function but conserved in other organisms); the encoded protein is MIISRAMVYACLTVLAGILAVVAALMILLTLVQIARGEPVPDPVPRAVATILAIGFAFGCRAVARRLI
- the gatB gene encoding Aspartyl/glutamyl-tRNA(Asn/Gln) amidotransferase subunit B — its product is MNAHARPADPKKLIKGATGDWEIVIGMEIHAQVTSNAKLFSGASTGFGAEPNEHVSLVDAAMPGMLPVINAECVRQAVRTGLGLNAQINNRSVFDRKNYFYPDLPQGYQISQYKSPIVGEGEITVDLSPTEQITVGIERLHLEQDAGKSIHDQHPTMSFVDLNRSGVALMEIVSKPDLRSADEAKAYVSKLRTILRYLGTCDGDMEKGNLRADVNVSVRKPGDALGTRCEIKNVNSIRFIGQAVETEARRQIGIIEDGGTIDQETRLYDPGKGETRSMRSKEEAHDYRYFPDPDLLPLEFDDAFVESLKGALPELPDAKKARFIATYALSPYDASVLVAEREQADYFEEVAKGRDGKAAANWVINELFGRLNKEGKDITTSPVSAAQLGGLVDLIGEGVISGKIAKDLFEIVWTEGGDPREIVEARGMKQVTDTGAIEKAVDEIIAANPDKVEQVKAKPTMLGWFVGQAMKASGGKANPQALNEILKKKLGIE
- the yfcG gene encoding disulfide reductase codes for the protein MLEECGLLYTVVPVNIGKGDQFKPDFLAISPNNRMPAIVDPDGPDGKPISVFESGAILQYLGRKTGKFYPKDERARVEVDEWLFWQMGGFGPMLGQTHHFRLYAPEPVPYAIERYTNEANRLYGVLNKRLEGRDFICGEYSIADMACIGWARGWERQGQDLKQFPNVARWLATMQARPAVQRGLKVGEELRNPAGISTPEEKGVLFGQKAR
- a CDS encoding GNAT family N-acetyltransferase, which produces MTPAGLVIRDAEAADVPAVRALLVETWHDTYDGIYGWQRVAEITNAWHSLENLRAQLGRDEGVFLVALIGDEVVATASARPERDGAALLTRLYVLPAWQGVGIGRTLLQVALACFPEAPVARLEVESQNELAIAFYERMGFFLQRQARFDGREDTPNTLLMAKRLFAS
- a CDS encoding conserved exported hypothetical protein (Evidence 4 : Unknown function but conserved in other organisms), which produces MNSGIGSKVAALAALAMLASVAGAGAQEVVGTWERDTGASRVRFTKCGDALCGSLSWLKDTSGPAKVGQRIFYDMKPNGANKWSGSAFNPEDGKTYSGTMTLSGDTLTTAGCVMGGLICRSVKWNRSN
- a CDS encoding Efflux RND transporter periplasmic adaptor subunit, encoding MSRSRFIGLVLTAIAVSSGPASFDAAAQGAPPAPPVQVAPPLAKRITNWDEFTGRFEASEQVEVRARVSGFIDRVHFQDGSLIQKGDLLFTIDQRPYKLAVDVARAEVARAKAQVELAQNEVERAEGLTQNRTITARDVDQRRANLNSAVGTLQGGEANLKNAELNLEWTEVRAPLSGRISNRRVDPGNLIAGGQSGATLLTTIVAVSPIYFTFDVSEADFLRYSRMASLRDGSGNDAGVPVEVRLSDETQWGRRGKVNFVDNALNARSATIRGRAVFDNKDQFLTPGVFGRLRFFAGEADALLVPDTVIASDQANKVVLTVGPENKVVPKRVVLGPISEGLRVIRSGLSPEDKVIIGGNANPMVRPGVAVTPQPGEIKIATTN
- a CDS encoding GNAT family N-acetyltransferase; amino-acid sequence: MATSEASGIRMREAVAADVPRIATLIMHGAPVQKRTAEQILAEARDPVYLKAFEAVSANPYNTLFVAEREGLVVGTYQITLLPGMAERGRVRAKIESVHVAPEYRGRGIGAVMMRHALAFAAEKGVGLVELTSNKARPEAHRFYRSLGFEQSHEGFKKALPL